Below is a window of Desulfurococcus amylolyticus Z-533 DNA.
ATGAAACAGCCCTTCATTAGCATCGCTACCGCTCAGACCCAAGATTACTTTTCCATCCACTACACCTGTTATAGAGATTAGCTTCCTAGCTAGTTTTAATGCCGGCTCATTGAAGCCATATATATGAGTGTAATGAATCAGCTCCCTCAACTGCTTTTCAACGACGTCTAGTATTTTTGGATTATTATAGCCGGTGTTCACTACTGATGTGCTTGATGAGAAGTCTATGTACCTTCTTCCATATACATCGATAACTACAGAGTTATATGCCTCCTTGATGACCGTTGGGACATATTCTGTTCTAGATGACCTTGAAAAACCCTGTGGTATTCTTCGATAAAGGTATGAGGCTCATCTATGTCTTCCTTACCCTATCTCACTACTTCCTCTACTTCCCTATACCACGGCTTGGAGGTCCCTATCTTAGACCTCTTTATCCAGTTCTTTGTCTTAGGTGTTCTATCAATTAACTCCATTAACTTCCCTGTCTTCCACTTTACATCCTCTACATCACTATTATCCAATAAGCCCTCCCTCTGTTTCTCCTCAAGGAATTTAGTTAGTTTTCCCAGATTACTTGTAGCATCATACCAGAAGCCCCAGTCATCCGAGAGTATTGTAGCTATATGGTTCCCATCGATGCATTCCTTATGGATGTCTTGACCACATATATCATGAGCCCTAAACAACACGGCTAAGTCAACCAGGTCTTTCAGGTTAATCTTGGTTATCTGTAGTTTCTCGAGGACCAGGTCTGCAAGCGAGATAGTTGGATTATCCAGTTCCAGCCTCCCCTTACCCGGCTCCTTGCCGAAGTAGACATCGTGGTTGAATTCGAGAACGTCGAAGAAGACGTCGACATGGTAGAGGTTCTGTGGATGAAAGTATATGAGTCTCTTCCCAGAGAATAATGCCTTTATGAGTGGATCATACTTGAATTTCAACTCCTCCTCAAAGAACTTTATTACATCCTTCCTCTGCTTACTATAAGCCATTAAATCCAGGTCTGTGAATAACGCGCCGGATGATGTGAATCTCCCGAGCGACCTATATATATTGATAGCTCTCTGCTCATGCATCGAGTGAATATATATCGCGCATGCACCCAGGATCCTTAGTTTCACACTCCTGGATTCCGCTCTAGACACTATTTCAATGGCCTCCTTTACGAATTCCTCGGTAGATAACTTCACGTGTTCACCTATACCACTCATGTTCAGCCCTCAATCCTCCAGTAGTTAACCAGTTTCTCCCTATCGACTTCTACAATGAATCCCTTTAGAACACCCTCGCTATACTCGCTGCCGGGGTTTATAATTATGGTCCTCCCTATCTTATCCATGCCCCCGGATTCATGGATGTGTCCATGCATGCC
It encodes the following:
- a CDS encoding aminotransferase class III-fold pyridoxal phosphate-dependent enzyme gives rise to the protein MPQGFSRSSRTEYVPTVIKEAYNSVVIDVYGRRYIDFSSSTSVVNTGYNNPKILDVVEKQLRELIHYTHIYGFNEPALKLARKLISITGVVDGKVILGLSGSDANEGLFHC